The nucleotide sequence CATCTTCGGGACCTCGCGCGAGGCCCGCAGGATGAAGGTGTAGGGACCGGGCGTCACGGCCTTGACCGCTCGGAACACCCAGTTGTCCATCTCCACGAAACGCCCGAGCTTGGCGAACTCGTCGACCACCAACGTGAAGTGGTGCTTGGCGTCCAGCCTCCTGATCCTCCTGATGCGTTCGATGCCGTCGGCGTTGCCGAGCATGCAGCCCAGCGCGAAGCAGGAGTCGGTGGGATACGCGATCAGACCACCGTTCTCGAGGATGCGCGTCGCCTGCGCCAGCGCCCGGGGCTGAGGGTTGACCGGATGCACGTCGAAGTACTGAGCCATGCCGCAAGGCTAGCGTCGTGCGACTTCACAAGGTCACTTGCCACGCAGGGGATCGACCGGAGAGTCGTGCGAGCCCGCCACCCTCACCGATCCGGGCACGAACGGCAGGCTCACGTCCCCCAACCCGACGGTGCAGGTGGCGGTGACCGACACCGTCGCAAACTCCCCCAGCTCGCGCGCCACCCCTGACGCGTCGACCGTGAGCCCTGTGCTCAGGCAGTCGATCCCGCGTTCCCCCAGCGACCGCTCCAGGGCCTCGCCGGCCGCAGTCTGGGCCGCAGCGACGCTGCGCTCGAGGGAGGCGGCCCGCGCCGCGGCTGCCACCGCGGCCTCGACATGCTGGTCGGCGATCGCGATGCGGGCCAGCGTCAGCAGCAGGCCGACGAACAGCACGACGGCTGGCAGGATGAGCGCCGTCTCCACCGACGCCGACAGCCCCCGCTCGTCCCTCACGGGGCCGTCACCCGCTCCGTCGGCGAGGTTGCCTCGGCGACGACCTCGTAGGGGAAGATCACGGCGACGGCGCGGCCACGGACCACGGAACTTGTGATCGTGGCCCCCTTCTCGACGCGGACGCTCGCCCGACTGAGCGACCCGTTGGACAGGGCCCGCTCCCCCGCGGCGAGCCCGTCGGCCTCGCGGGCCCCGTGCAGGGCCGCGGCCGCGGCCGACTCCTGGGCCGCCGAGATCGCCGTCGACTGCGCCCAGCTGATCAACGCCCACTGGAGGAGCAGCAGGAAGATGCCGATCAGGAGCGGCAGCAGCACGGCGAGCTGCACCGACTCGCTCATCCCCCGCTGGTCAGACATGCGCACCATCCTCCCGCCGCCTCGGGTCACCTCGGGCGCCGACGCCGACCCTGTGGACGGGCGGGTCGCGTGACCCGTCGGGAAGCTGTCCGTCGCCGTGCAATAGGCTGGGGTCTGACGCGTTTGCGTCGCAGACTCACGAAAGGACACTCATGGTCAAGAAGGTAGCCATCCTCACGGCCGGCGGCTTCGCTCCCTGCCTTTCCTCGGCGATCGGCGGGCTGATCGAGCGCTACACGCAGGTTGCGCCGGAGGTGGAGATCATCGCCTACCGCCACGGGTACCAGGGCCTCCTCAAGGGAGACTTCCTCGTCGTCACGGACACCGTCCGCGCCAACGCGGCGCTGCTGCACAAGTTCGGCGGCTCCCCTGTCGGCAACTCGCGTGTCAAGCTCACCAACGCCGCAGACCTCGTCAAGCGCGGGCTCGTCGCCGAGGGTGAGAATCCCCTGAAGGTCGCGGCCGACCGCCTCGTCGCCGACGGCGTCGACGTCCTGCACACCATCGGCGGCGACGACACCAACACGACCGCAGCCGACCTGGCCGCCTACCTCGCCGAGCACGACTACGGCCTGACCGTCGTCGGCCTCCCGAAGACCATCGACAACGACGTCATCCCGATCCGTCAGTCGCTGGGCGCCTGGACCGCCGCCGAGCAGGGTTCGGTGTTCGCGCAGAACATCGTTGGCGAGCACAACTCCGGCTCCCGCATGCTCATCGTGCACGAGGTCATGGGCCGCCACTGCGGCTGGCTGACCGCCGCGACCGCGCAGAAGTACCGCGAGTGGCTCGACACCCAGGAGTGGCTCCCCGAGCTCGGCCTGAGCAGGGAGGCCTGGGACGTCCACGGCGTGTACGTTCCCGAGGGCGTCATCGACATCGCCAAGGAGTCCGAGCGCCTGAAGAAGGTCATGGACGAGGTCGGCAACGTCACGATCTTCCTCTCCGAGGGCGCCGGCCTCGACGCCATCGTCGCCGAGCTCGAGGCGGACGGCGAGGAGGTCCCGCGCGACCCCTTCGGCCACGTCAAGCTCGACAAGATCAACCCCGGCGCCTGGTTCGCGTCGAAGTTCGCCGAGAAGCTGGACGCCGAGAAGGTCATGATCCAGAAGTCCGGCTACTTCGCCCGGTCCGCCGCCGCGAACGACGCCGACCTCGCGCTCATCAAGCAGTGCACCGACCTCGCCGTCGACTCCGCGCTGCGCGGTGAGCCCGGCGTCATCGGCCACGACGAGGAGAACGGCGACGTCCTGACCGCCATCGCGTTCGACCGCATCAAGGGCGGCAAGCCGTTCGACATCAACCAGGACTGGTACACGGACATGCTGGCCGGCATCGGTCAGGAGTTCCCGGTGCAGACCGAGGCCCACTGACCCTGAGCGCCCCGACGCCGGCCACCCCTCGCGGGTGGCCGGCGTCTGTGCTTGTCAGCTTCGCTTCGAGAAGCGGCTGAGGAGGCTGATGAGCAGGGCGCCCAATCCGAGTCCGGTGGCGGTGCCGATGCCGTAGCCCACCGCGAGGTTCGTCTGCATGCCTCGACGTGCCACGCCTTGGCGGACATAGGCGTCGGGATCGGGCTCGGGCACCCGGGTGACCGGCTCGCGCAACTCGTCGGCGTTGTGCCGCCCGGCGAACCGCATGGTCGGCCCGATGGGCGTCGCCGCGACGACGGTGGATGCCGGGACATCGATGAACTTCGTCGGGTCCGGGCTGTCCAGCAGGGCTCGAGCCCTCTCAGCCCGCCGGTCCGCCCGCTCGCCGCGCCAGACCTTCTCCGTGCCCACCCACGACGCGGTCATGAGGATCAGCGTGGCCAGCACGTTGAACAGCAGCATGAAGATGATGATGTTGCCGAAGATGGCGGCCGACACGTTGCCCGACATCAGCCGCACGAGGATTCCGACGAGCGACTGCAGCACGGTGGCGCCCAATGCCCCGATGAGGGTGCCGAACAGCCAGGTCCGTGGCGCGGCAGGTTCATTGGGCATCACGATGAACAGGAAGGCGAACAGCAGCCAGCAGGCCACGAACGTCCCGAGGACCGCCACGATCCGCACGAGCGGCTCGATTCCGGGAACGTCCTGCCAGCCGAGCCACGCGATCACCTGGGTGGAGAAGCTGGTTCCGATGGAGGACACGCCGAGCCCCACGCCGATGCAGGTGATCAGGCCGAGGAAGATCAGCAGGTTCACGCCAAGCTCGATGACGAAGTTCTTCTTCCCGATCGCGTCCTCGAAGGTCTCGGACCACATGACGCGCACGGCGCGCTTGAGGTTCCCCGCCCATTTGGATCCGGAGTAGGCGGCGGTGAAGAGTGCGACGATGCCGATCGACTGCCAGTTGCTCAGCGCCTGGTCGATCACACTGGTCAGCGCCGTTGCCAGGTCGTTCGCGTCGCCGAGCTGCTCGTCGATGTAGGACTTCAGCTGGTCGAGCATGTCGGGACGCAGGACCGTGAGGGTGAGTCCGAGCGTCGAGAAGGTGAGCATCAGGATGGGGATCAGCGACAGCACCGAGAAGTAGGTGACACCGGCGGCGAACTGCGCGCCGAGGCGCTGACCGTAACGTGTGTTTGCGCTCATGGCGTGGGCCACGACGGGGCGGTCGATGGTGCGCGCTATCCAGTCCTTCACCGGAGTGAGCCTACCGGGAACCGAGTCCGCGGACTCCGTCACACGGCATGCGAGCGGCGCCGGGCGGCCAGCTCGTCGTCGGGATGCTCCTCGGCCTGGTCCCTGCTCACGGTCCGCTCCCCGGGGAGCGTCGACAGCGTGCCCTCGAGTTCGCGCCACACGCTGCTGACGGAGATCATGAACATCCCCTGGCCGCCGCGCGTCAGGTCGAAAAGCTCGTTGGCCGACGTGACCTCATAGACCGAGAACCCGTCGCTGACCAGCGTGAGTTCGGTCAGGTCATCGACGCCGCGCTCGCGGAGGTGGTCGATGGCGACGCGGATCTGGTGCAGAGAGATGCCAACGTCCAGGAAGCGCTTGACGATGCGAAGGAGCAGGATGTCGCGGAACGAGTAGAGGCGCTGGGTCCCCGACCCCTCGGCGTTGCGGATGCTGGGCACGACCAGCCCGGTGCGCGCCCAGTAGTCCAGCTGTCGATACGTGATGCCGGCGACGCGATGCGCGATCGGACCTCGGTAGCCGGTGTCGCTGGGCACGGGGGCGAAGTCACCGTCGAACAGCAACCCCTGCAGCGCACGCTTCTCAGCCACGATTCCTCACTCACCCAGCAGGTCCGTCGGCCAAAGGAACCGACCCCGAAACGCTAACCGCCCGCCGACCGCCGGGTCAACGACACGCCCAACCACCATCCGATTCGTCTGCAGGAAACTTACCCTCGTTGGGGGGGCATCGGCGGAGTCCTGACCCTCAAACGGGTCCGACTAGGGGTTTTCATCCTCGAAGTCGTCCGCGTTGACGGAGTCGAGGAACGCCTTGAACGCCTCGACCTCGTCCGGGGCACCTTCGGAAACCTCAACCCCCACTTGATCCATCAGCTCGCGGGGGCACCGGATGGGCCACTCGAGGCGCAGCGCGGCGGCCACGCAGTCGCTCGGCCTTGCGTCGATGCTGACGTCACCGAGCTGCAGGCGGGCCTGGTAGACGCCCTCCTCGATCCCCGTGATGAGTACCTCTCCGCCCTCGGGGCGGATCATGACGAGCAGCGCGGCCAGGAGGTCGTGCGTCATGGGCCGCGCCGGCAGCTCACCCTCGAGCGCCGACGCGATGGCCGCCGCCTCCTGCGTGCCGATCCATACCGGCAGGCATCTGGTGCCCCCCTCCTCCTGCAACAGGAGCACCGGGGGATCCTCCGGCGACACGAGCCGGATCCCGATCACGTCAAGGCCGATCATGTCCACCACCGTAGCTCAGGAGATCGACGCGCGGTCAGTGGATCTGGCCGTGCAGCAGGGCCGCGTGCGCCTGCATCACGACGCGGTAGAGGTCGACGACGATGTCCTGGGGAACGCCGGAGCGCCGTCGGTAGGGCTCGATCGCCTGCTCGACGATCGCGGCCTCCATCCCGGCGGCCTGCTGCAGGACCCTGAGCTGCCTCAGATCGATGCCGTAGCCCGCGAGCTTCCTGGCGGCCTGAGCCAGCGCGACGGCCTCCGGGCCGTAGAACTGGCTGCCGCGCCTCGGGACGATGATCTTGAGGCGCTCCAGCTGGATCAGCGCCGCCTCGCCAAGCCCCGACTGCGACATCACCTGACGGCGGGTCACGAGCCCCTTGCCCCCTGAGCGTCCGCTGCGGCTCGGCTCGGGCTGCGGCTCATCCTCCGACGGTGCGGGGTGCGTGGGCGGCTCCTCGCCGCGGTCGATGGCCTCCAGTTCCTCGCGGATGACCTTCAGCGGCAGGTAACGGTCGCGCTGGGCCCGGAGCACGTAGACGAGCCTGTCGATGTCGGCCTGGGAGAACCTGCGATACCCGGAGGGCTGCTGCCGGTCCGGTGCAACCAGCCCCTCAGCCTCGAGGTACCGGAGCTTGGACACGGAGATGTCCGGGAACTCCGGACGAAGCATCTCCAGGACGCGGCCGATGGTGCGTGCCGCGCCGGCCATCACTCACCCAGGGAGATGATGGCGCGGTACTTGCCGATCTGGATCTCGTCCTCGTCGCGAATCAGCGACCTGCCGTCGAGCAACGTCCGGTTGACGTAGGTCCCGTTCAGGCTGCCGAGGTCCTCCAGGTACAGGTGGCCGCCGCTGCGCACGAACTTGGCGTGGTGCCGCGAGACCGTGATGTCGTCGAGGAAGATGTCCGACTCGGGGTGACGGCCGACGGTCGTGACGTCGTGGTCGATCAGGAATCGGTTCGAGTCACCGGCGCCGCGGGTCACGACCAGCAGAGCGTTGCCGGCCGGCAGGTCGCGGCGGACCTTCTCGTGCTCGGCCTCGGACAGCGACTCGGCGGTGGGGGCCCCCTCCCCTGTCACGGCGAACATCGTTGTGGTGTCGCCGGAATGATCGACGAGCGGCGCTCCGCACACACTGCAGAACCGCGCCTCGGCCGGGCTGACAGATCCACACCTGGGGCACTTCATTGATTCACTCTTCCTGATCTGCAAGTCGGGACAACTACGGCCAACGCTACCCGTAGAACCTATCACCTGTGTCGTGGCCACCCTGAGATATGTCGGCTAACGCGGACGGGCGAACTGGTTCTCCACCACCTCGACGGTGGTGTCGATGGACACCTGGTCAAGCTGCGTGATCTGCACGCTCCCCCCGACGCGTTCCCCCTCGATCTCGCTGACCAGTCCTCCGCGGAACCTGGCCCCGGCCTCCAGGGTGGCCGGGTCCCCGATCGCCTCGATGGTGAACGGGGCCGTCAGCGTGACGCCGTCGGCCACGATGCCTCCGTCGTCGGCTGTGGTGAAGAAGGTACGCATCACGACCCGCACCGAGTCGTTGAGCTCGATGACCTCCGCTCCGGCATCGCGCAGCTCCTCGATGGCGTCGAGCAGCAGCGCGGCGGTGACGGCCCGGTCGGGGTCGCTGATCTGAATCCTGATGCCAGGGCCGGTGGCCGGCACGGTACCAGCCAGGATCTCGGCCTGCTCGATCCGGCGGGCGGCCTCCTGTCTGGCTGCCTTGTCGCTGTCCACGCCGCTCTGGAGCTCGGAGCGGGCCGACTCGAGTTCGCGGACCTGGTCCTCGAGCCGCCGTGTCTCCGAGGTGACGTTGTCGAGGAGCTGGATCAGGTCGGCCTGGCGCACGTTGGCGAACTCCGGCTGCGAGGCCTGCGACTGGAGTGTGATGACGACGATGAAGGCGGTGAGGAACAGTGCCGCGCCCACCACGAGCTGTCCGCGACCGGGACGGAAGAAGTCGCGCATGATGCCCGTACGCCTGGGCTCGGCCGCGCGCCGGGCACCGTCGGCAGGCCCGGGACCCGTCGTCTGAGGCGGCCGGGTGGGCTCGGTGTCAGGCATGGAGCAGCGCCCTGCGGATGGCCGCCGCGTTGGTGAAGATCCGGATCCCGAGGACCACGACGACGCCGGTCGACAGCTGGGAGCCGACGCCGATCTGGTCGCCGACGAACACGATGAGACCCGCGATGAGCACGTTGCTGAGGAACGAGACGAGGAACACCCGGTCGGAGAAGACGCCTTCGAGATAGGAGCGGGTGGCGCCGAGGATCGCGTCGAAAGCGGCAACGATGGCGATCGGAAGGTAGGGGGTCAGCGCCACCGGAAGGCTCGGCTGCAGCACGACGCCGAGCACGATGCCGGCGATCAGCCCAAGAATCGCGAACACGAAATCCTCCTATCCCCGCTCCGCGTAGCGCAGCGTCATGCCCGAATCAGCCGGCAGCTCAAGGTCGTCCTCGGACACCTTGATGCTGAGTGTCAGCCCGTAGTTCTGAGTCAGATAGTGCCACCACTGGGCGGCGTCGGTCTCGTTGAATCGCGCCGGCAGTGTGGCGGGGTCGCCGATGGCCTGCAGCGTGTAGGGCGGGCTGAGCGAGACGTAGTCGACCGTGATGGCGGCGCCTGCCGACCTGATGGGGGTCAGGACCGTGAGCCGCTGACCGTTGATGCTGACGGCCTCCGCGCCGGCCTCCCACAGACCGTTGACCAGCCTGGTGAGGTCGCTGTCGAGCACGAGACCCTGCGCGTTGCTGGCGCCCGGCGCGTCTCCGACCTCGACGATGACACCCTCCCCGGTGACCGCGACGGCACCCGTGACCGCCTCGAGCGCTTCCTGTCTCTGCTGCTCGGCGGGGTCGCCGATGGCGGCGTCCCCCAGATCGCGGATCTCCCCCTCCAGCGAGGTGACCCGGGCAGAGAGCTCGGCCTGCTGGGTGCGAGCCGATGCGATGCGTTCCAGCAGCTGCGCACGCTGATCGGCGGCCGTGCCGGCACCGCGGGTCGTCTGCAGGGCGGCGACCGTGATCAGGAGCACCAGCAGCGTGACCGTGAACCCGAACCGCAGCCGACTCGGGGGGCGCCTCGACCCTTGCCTGTACTCGGGTTCCAGTGCGCCCTCCTGCAGGTCACGCAGCAGGGTCATGCTGGCGTCGGGGCGGTTCATCTGTCCTTAGCCAGGTGCAGGGTCTCACGCACGTAGAGGAGGCCCGCCGCCCAGTAGGCGAGGGCGCCCGCGATGCCGAGGGACCAGCCGATCCAGTGCGCGGCCGGCCAACCGATCGACGAGTGGCCCCCCAACAGGATCAACGGGAGCGCAAAGAGCAGAAGAAGCGTGCCGAGCTTCCCGACGTAGTTGACCGGCAGGGACACGAGGCCGTGCCTCTTCAGAATCGGCAGCAGGCAGGCGAGCATCACGTCGCGGGCGAACAGGATCATCACGAACCACCACGGCACCAGGCCGCGGAACATCAGGGCTGCGACGGTCGCGAGGATGTAGAGCCGGTCGGCGATGGGGTCGAGCCGCGCGCCGAGCTGGGTGCGCTGCTTCAGTCGGCGGGCGACGAAGCCGTCGACCCAGTCCGTCGCGCCGAACACGACCAGCAGGATGATGGCCCCCAGGTCGTTGCCGATGACGATGAGCCAGCAGAACGCGGGGATGCCGAGCAGCCGCACGAAGGAGATGACGTTGGGGATGGTCCAGACCGCGTCGGTATCCCACTGCTGCTGCGGTACGAGCGATGAAGGCACGTCCCCAGCCTATGCCATGGCTGTCGGCCCTCCCCCGGCTTCCTGGTAGGCAGCCAGGACCCTCGGCCCGACGCGGTCCCAGCCGTACCGCTCGGCGACGCTGCGGGCGCGGTGGACGTCGGCGGGGTCGGCGAGCCGCGCGAGCAGGGCGGCGGTCGCAGCAGCCAGGTCGTCGGGCGGGAAGAACGTCGCCACGGCGGGGTCGTCGACGACGTCTCGAAAGGCGGGCAGGTCGGACGCGACCACCGCGCACCCGGCCCCGAGCGCCTCCACGAGCACCAGGCCGAATGACTCCCCGAAGCGGTTGGGGGCGACCAGCACGCTCGCCCGGGCAAGGAGCGCGTCGCGGGCCGCGTCGGCGAGTTCGCCGAGCTCCACCACACCATCGGCCCCCGTCCCTCCGCGCCCGACGGCGACGAAATCGGCGTCCAGCCCTTGTCGGGCGAGACGCGCGAACAACGCGTAGCCCTTGCGCGGCTCGTCGAGCCGCCCGACGAAGACCACGATCGGTCGCCCGCTCCGCGGGATGGGAGGGGGCTGCAGCACGACACCGTTGGGCACGACCGGCGGGCGCGTCCCCGTGGCGGCGGCTGCGGTGTCTGCCGCGGCGCGAGACACGGCCAGCGGGACGCGGTCGGGGGCCAGCAGCGCGGCCCTGGCACGCAGTAGCGGGACAAGAGGCCCGGGTGCGAAGCTCGCGTGATGGGTCACGACGAGGCGGCGCGCCGTCCGTGCGACCCCGAAGGCCACGCCGGGTGTCAGGGGTTCATGGACGTGGACGACGTCGGCCGTCTCCACCGCGCGCCGGGCCGCGCGGACCTGGCCTCGGCCGAGTGCGAGCCTGGCGGTCGAGCCGTTGAAGGGTAGGCGGACGGCGCCGCCGAGCAACACGGAGGGCACGGAGGGCTCGCGGGTTCCCGGGGCCACCACGACCGGGTCGTGTCCCTCCCCCGCCAGCCAGTCCGCCAGGCCGAGGACATGGGTGCCGACTCCGCCGGCCACGTCGAGCGAATAGGGGCAGAGCAGCGCGACCCTCACGCGAACGCCCTCCGGAGCATGAGCCAGTCCTCGGGAGAGTCCTCGACGGCCGCGGCGAATCCGGCGACCATGCCGGTGAGCACCTCCTCGAGCGTGTCGCCGCGCACGGGCGCGGACACGCGCATGCGCAGCCGGGCGCCGTCGAAGCGCGTGCTGACGACCCGCAGGTCGGCCCCCGTGCGGCGCGCAAGGAGGGCGGCTCCGGCCGGGACGCTGAGCCGGGCGTCACCGCGCGGCCAGGCAACGGCCACCCCGCGGGAGCTGAGGTCGCGGTCGCTGAGCAGGCAGACCACCCGTCGGTCGGCGACATCGCGGGCGAGGAGACGCATCAGGTCCGGCTGGTCCACGGCGTAGATGTCCATCCCCATCGCCGCCCTGGCGTCGCGGAAGCGCTCGAACAGGCCGCCCGGCAGCCGCTCCGCGACGGAGACGACCTTGATCCCGACGCGGGCGCACCACGCGCCGGCGAGGTCCCACGAGCCCATGTGGGGAAGGGCGAGCACCAGCCCGGGGCCGGCCAGCGACTCGCGCAGACCGGCGACGTCAGCGTCGGGGATGTCGGCGACGCCGAGCACGTCGGCGTCGCTCCACCGCTCCAGGCTCAGCGACCACAGCGTGTTGCGCAGCCAGTTCTCCAGCAGCCTCCTGCGCCGGCGCAGCCCCGGCCGACGTCCGGTGGCGATGGCGACCGTGTCCGCCCAGGCCCCGACGGCCGGCAGGGGCAGCAGCGCCAGCGGGGCGGAGAGGACCCGCGCGAGCGCATCGCCGACGCGTCGCGGGATCCTGCGGCCGACCGCCCAGGCGACGCCGGTCAGGCCCACCTCACTCCCGCCAGGCGTCGGCGAGCAGCTGCCTGGCGTCCCCGAGCAGCTGCGGCACGGCCCTGGTCCGGGCGACGATCGGCAGGAAGTTCATGTCGCCGCCCCAACGCGGGACCACATGCTGGTGCAGGTGCATCGAGATGCCCGCCCCGGCGACGGCGCCCTGGTTCATGCCGAGGTTGAAGCCGTCGGGACCAGACACGCGCCGCACGACCCGCATCGCCTGCTGCGTGAGTTCGGCGACCTCGCTGGTCTCGTCGGTCGTGAGGTCCGTGTAGTCGGCGACGTGCCGGTACGGGCACACGAGCAGGTGGCCGGGCGAGTACGGGAACAGGTTCATCACGACGAACGCGTGTTCGCCGCGGTACACGACCAGCCCGTCGGCGTCGTCGCGCCCCGGCGAGGCGCAGAACGGGCACTGACCCGCGTCCTTCGGTTTGC is from Tessaracoccus palaemonis and encodes:
- a CDS encoding L-threonylcarbamoyladenylate synthase, coding for MAQYFDVHPVNPQPRALAQATRILENGGLIAYPTDSCFALGCMLGNADGIERIRRIRRLDAKHHFTLVVDEFAKLGRFVEMDNWVFRAVKAVTPGPYTFILRASREVPKMMQHPKKHTVGVRIPDHRTTLALLETVGAPLLSSTLLLPDYDEPLTDGWTIKEVLDHEVDAVLDSGDCGVDPTTVVDLTGDEPIVARVGAGDPTPFE
- a CDS encoding TadE/TadG family type IV pilus assembly protein; protein product: MRDERGLSASVETALILPAVVLFVGLLLTLARIAIADQHVEAAVAAAARAASLERSVAAAQTAAGEALERSLGERGIDCLSTGLTVDASGVARELGEFATVSVTATCTVGLGDVSLPFVPGSVRVAGSHDSPVDPLRGK
- a CDS encoding TadE/TadG family type IV pilus assembly protein, which gives rise to MSDQRGMSESVQLAVLLPLLIGIFLLLLQWALISWAQSTAISAAQESAAAAALHGAREADGLAAGERALSNGSLSRASVRVEKGATITSSVVRGRAVAVIFPYEVVAEATSPTERVTAP
- a CDS encoding pyrophosphate--fructose-6-phosphate 1-phosphotransferase translates to MVKKVAILTAGGFAPCLSSAIGGLIERYTQVAPEVEIIAYRHGYQGLLKGDFLVVTDTVRANAALLHKFGGSPVGNSRVKLTNAADLVKRGLVAEGENPLKVAADRLVADGVDVLHTIGGDDTNTTAADLAAYLAEHDYGLTVVGLPKTIDNDVIPIRQSLGAWTAAEQGSVFAQNIVGEHNSGSRMLIVHEVMGRHCGWLTAATAQKYREWLDTQEWLPELGLSREAWDVHGVYVPEGVIDIAKESERLKKVMDEVGNVTIFLSEGAGLDAIVAELEADGEEVPRDPFGHVKLDKINPGAWFASKFAEKLDAEKVMIQKSGYFARSAAANDADLALIKQCTDLAVDSALRGEPGVIGHDEENGDVLTAIAFDRIKGGKPFDINQDWYTDMLAGIGQEFPVQTEAH
- a CDS encoding YhjD/YihY/BrkB family envelope integrity protein, whose product is MKDWIARTIDRPVVAHAMSANTRYGQRLGAQFAAGVTYFSVLSLIPILMLTFSTLGLTLTVLRPDMLDQLKSYIDEQLGDANDLATALTSVIDQALSNWQSIGIVALFTAAYSGSKWAGNLKRAVRVMWSETFEDAIGKKNFVIELGVNLLIFLGLITCIGVGLGVSSIGTSFSTQVIAWLGWQDVPGIEPLVRIVAVLGTFVACWLLFAFLFIVMPNEPAAPRTWLFGTLIGALGATVLQSLVGILVRLMSGNVSAAIFGNIIIFMLLFNVLATLILMTASWVGTEKVWRGERADRRAERARALLDSPDPTKFIDVPASTVVAATPIGPTMRFAGRHNADELREPVTRVPEPDPDAYVRQGVARRGMQTNLAVGYGIGTATGLGLGALLISLLSRFSKRS
- a CDS encoding MerR family transcriptional regulator; the encoded protein is MAEKRALQGLLFDGDFAPVPSDTGYRGPIAHRVAGITYRQLDYWARTGLVVPSIRNAEGSGTQRLYSFRDILLLRIVKRFLDVGISLHQIRVAIDHLRERGVDDLTELTLVSDGFSVYEVTSANELFDLTRGGQGMFMISVSSVWRELEGTLSTLPGERTVSRDQAEEHPDDELAARRRSHAV
- a CDS encoding bifunctional nuclease family protein is translated as MIGLDVIGIRLVSPEDPPVLLLQEEGGTRCLPVWIGTQEAAAIASALEGELPARPMTHDLLAALLVMIRPEGGEVLITGIEEGVYQARLQLGDVSIDARPSDCVAAALRLEWPIRCPRELMDQVGVEVSEGAPDEVEAFKAFLDSVNADDFEDENP
- the ftsR gene encoding transcriptional regulator FtsR, whose product is MAGAARTIGRVLEMLRPEFPDISVSKLRYLEAEGLVAPDRQQPSGYRRFSQADIDRLVYVLRAQRDRYLPLKVIREELEAIDRGEEPPTHPAPSEDEPQPEPSRSGRSGGKGLVTRRQVMSQSGLGEAALIQLERLKIIVPRRGSQFYGPEAVALAQAARKLAGYGIDLRQLRVLQQAAGMEAAIVEQAIEPYRRRSGVPQDIVVDLYRVVMQAHAALLHGQIH
- a CDS encoding FHA domain-containing protein produces the protein MKCPRCGSVSPAEARFCSVCGAPLVDHSGDTTTMFAVTGEGAPTAESLSEAEHEKVRRDLPAGNALLVVTRGAGDSNRFLIDHDVTTVGRHPESDIFLDDITVSRHHAKFVRSGGHLYLEDLGSLNGTYVNRTLLDGRSLIRDEDEIQIGKYRAIISLGE
- a CDS encoding DUF881 domain-containing protein yields the protein MPDTEPTRPPQTTGPGPADGARRAAEPRRTGIMRDFFRPGRGQLVVGAALFLTAFIVVITLQSQASQPEFANVRQADLIQLLDNVTSETRRLEDQVRELESARSELQSGVDSDKAARQEAARRIEQAEILAGTVPATGPGIRIQISDPDRAVTAALLLDAIEELRDAGAEVIELNDSVRVVMRTFFTTADDGGIVADGVTLTAPFTIEAIGDPATLEAGARFRGGLVSEIEGERVGGSVQITQLDQVSIDTTVEVVENQFARPR
- a CDS encoding small basic family protein, producing the protein MFAILGLIAGIVLGVVLQPSLPVALTPYLPIAIVAAFDAILGATRSYLEGVFSDRVFLVSFLSNVLIAGLIVFVGDQIGVGSQLSTGVVVVLGIRIFTNAAAIRRALLHA
- a CDS encoding DUF881 domain-containing protein; translated protein: MNRPDASMTLLRDLQEGALEPEYRQGSRRPPSRLRFGFTVTLLVLLITVAALQTTRGAGTAADQRAQLLERIASARTQQAELSARVTSLEGEIRDLGDAAIGDPAEQQRQEALEAVTGAVAVTGEGVIVEVGDAPGASNAQGLVLDSDLTRLVNGLWEAGAEAVSINGQRLTVLTPIRSAGAAITVDYVSLSPPYTLQAIGDPATLPARFNETDAAQWWHYLTQNYGLTLSIKVSEDDLELPADSGMTLRYAERG
- a CDS encoding CDP-alcohol phosphatidyltransferase family protein; translated protein: MPSSLVPQQQWDTDAVWTIPNVISFVRLLGIPAFCWLIVIGNDLGAIILLVVFGATDWVDGFVARRLKQRTQLGARLDPIADRLYILATVAALMFRGLVPWWFVMILFARDVMLACLLPILKRHGLVSLPVNYVGKLGTLLLLFALPLILLGGHSSIGWPAAHWIGWSLGIAGALAYWAAGLLYVRETLHLAKDR
- a CDS encoding glycosyltransferase family 4 protein, with protein sequence MRVALLCPYSLDVAGGVGTHVLGLADWLAGEGHDPVVVAPGTREPSVPSVLLGGAVRLPFNGSTARLALGRGQVRAARRAVETADVVHVHEPLTPGVAFGVARTARRLVVTHHASFAPGPLVPLLRARAALLAPDRVPLAVSRAAADTAAAATGTRPPVVPNGVVLQPPPIPRSGRPIVVFVGRLDEPRKGYALFARLARQGLDADFVAVGRGGTGADGVVELGELADAARDALLARASVLVAPNRFGESFGLVLVEALGAGCAVVASDLPAFRDVVDDPAVATFFPPDDLAAATAALLARLADPADVHRARSVAERYGWDRVGPRVLAAYQEAGGGPTAMA
- a CDS encoding LpxL/LpxP family acyltransferase, whose amino-acid sequence is MGLTGVAWAVGRRIPRRVGDALARVLSAPLALLPLPAVGAWADTVAIATGRRPGLRRRRRLLENWLRNTLWSLSLERWSDADVLGVADIPDADVAGLRESLAGPGLVLALPHMGSWDLAGAWCARVGIKVVSVAERLPGGLFERFRDARAAMGMDIYAVDQPDLMRLLARDVADRRVVCLLSDRDLSSRGVAVAWPRGDARLSVPAGAALLARRTGADLRVVSTRFDGARLRMRVSAPVRGDTLEEVLTGMVAGFAAAVEDSPEDWLMLRRAFA
- a CDS encoding HIT family protein, with product MPDIEDAASLPGVPDAFQRLWTPHRMVYINGEGKPKDAGQCPFCASPGRDDADGLVVYRGEHAFVVMNLFPYSPGHLLVCPYRHVADYTDLTTDETSEVAELTQQAMRVVRRVSGPDGFNLGMNQGAVAGAGISMHLHQHVVPRWGGDMNFLPIVARTRAVPQLLGDARQLLADAWRE